A genomic region of Papaver somniferum cultivar HN1 chromosome 7, ASM357369v1, whole genome shotgun sequence contains the following coding sequences:
- the LOC113293566 gene encoding mitochondrial import receptor subunit TOM7-2-like → MASRGPLKSKGKSGRGGGKNNNEEYPVLKSVKEWTNWSLKKAKVAVHYGFIPLIIVIGMNSDPKPNLFQLLSPV, encoded by the coding sequence ATGGCGTCTAGAGGTCCACTGAAATCGAAGGGGAAATctggaagaggaggaggaaagaATAACAACGAAGAATACCCAGTGTTGAAATCAGTGAAAGAATGGACCAATTGGTCACTCAAGAAAGCCAAAGTAGCTGTTCATTATGGTTTCATTCCTTTGATTATTGTCATTGGGATGAATTCTGATCCTAAACCTAATCTTTTCCAACTTCTCAGTCCCGTTTGA
- the LOC113299993 gene encoding transcription termination factor MTERF2, chloroplastic-like produces MSSRALSSPVHSNLETFDFSITRISFIHPPKHPFLINIPFSPAKFPSKLTLLYPTHRHIKTETRVSSVLDNEENPNEKSSIIDAQEAVSEILQETGLSKEESIKIALNSPKYVKMLIDSVMDLDELSLWKSWRIENEDNVGTLPFKKKVFYMAKEKGDNGLLPFLESVCLNPMSSTHIARYLVSESLPSVIHKVNYVKELLFDGSDDEGFVGKNARRMMMQLSIFVDEDVQQTLSFFEKMEARRGGLGMLGSKDSSFQYIIQSFPRILMLSVENHLKPLVKFLEGIGVPKERVRAIFLLFPPAIFYDIEKDLKPRMRAFEKIGAEEKDIGRMIMKYPWILSNGIQENYGKILSFFELEKVPKVSVDQAIKSWPHLLGCSTSKMKSMVEQIDDLEIRNKKLGQVIASSPQLLLKKPHEFLQVVIFMEELGFDTESTGRILFRCPEVFAASIDKTLKRKIEFLNDIGISKDYLPRVIRKYPELLVSDIDHTLLPRVKYLMQAGLSKREVASMIRRFSPLLGYSIDEVLKPKLEFLVNSMEKPVKDVVDYPRYFSYSLDKKIKPRFWVLKGRSLDCSLKDMLGKNDEDFATDFMGIGRMLTPPSSLQ; encoded by the exons ATGTCTTCTAGAGCTCTTTCCTCTCCAGTTCACTCGAATTTAGAAACTTTTGATTTCTCAATTACTCgaatttcattcattcatcctccTAAGCACCCATTCCTCATAAACATCCCATTTTCTCCCGCCAAATTCCCTTCAAAACTAACCCTTTTATACCCAACTCATAGACATATCAAAACTGAGACAAGGGTTTCATCAGTACTTGATAATGAAGAAAACCCAAATGAGAAATCATCAATTATCGATGCCCAAGAAGCTGTTTCAGAGATATTACAGGAAACAGGATTGTCAAAAGAAGAATCAATTAAAATAGCTTTAAATTCACCGAAGTATGTTAAAATGCTTATTGATAGTGTTATGGATTTAGATGAACTTTCTTTGTGGAAATCGTGGAGaattgaaaatgaagataatGTGGGGACTTTGCCTTTCAAGAAGAAAGTTTTTTATATGGCTAAAGAAAAGGGTGATAATGGATTACTTCCATTTTTAGAAAGTGTTTGTTTGAATCCAATGTCTTCAACTCATATTGCGCGGTATCTTGTTTCGGAATCGCTTCCTTCGGTTATTCATAAG GTCAACTATGTGAAGGAATTGTTGTTTGATGGTAGTGATGATGAAGGGTTCGTTGGTAAGAACGCACGTCGGATGATGATGCAACTATCAATTTTTGTTGATGAGGATGTTCAACAAACCCTATCTTTCTTTGAAAAG ATGGAAGCTAGGCGGGGAGGTCTTGGCATGTTAGGCTCCAAAGATTCATCTTTTCAATACATTATTCAGTCGTTTCCTCGGATTCTTATGTTGTCAGTGGAAAACCATCTGAAACCTTTGGTGAAGTTTCTAGAAGGTATTGGAGTACCAAAAGAACGAGTTAGGGctatatttttgttgtttccaCCTGCCATTTTTTATGACATTGAGAAGGATTTGAAACCAAGAATGCGTGCTTTTGAAAAG ATTGGTGCAGAGGAGAAAGATATTGGGAGGATGATAATGAAATATCCATGGATTCTCTCAAATGGGATTCAGGAAAACTACGGGAAGATTCTTTCATTTTTTGAATTAGAGAAG GTACCAAAAGTGAGTGTCGACCAAGCAATCAAAAGTTGGCCCCATCTATTGGGATGTTCAACCAGCAAGATGAAGTCAATGGTTGAACAAATTGatgatttagaaattaggaataagAAGCTAGGTCAAGTGATTGCGTCAAGTCCTCAATTGCTACTAAAGAAACCACACGAATTTCTCCAG GTGGTTATATTCATGGAGGAACTAGGTTTTGACACCGAGAGTACAGGGCGGATATTGTTTAGGTGTCCGGAAGTTTTTGCTGCCAGCATAGACAAAACGCTAAAGAGGAAAATCGAATTCCTTAATGATATTGGTATCTCGAAAGACTATCTTCCTCGGGTTATCAGAAAATATCCAGAGCTTCTCGTCTCCGACATTGATCACACTTTACTTCCAAG AGTGAAGTATCTGATGCAAGCAGGACTGTCAAAGAGGGAAGTGGCGTCCATGATACGTAGATTTTCTCCTTTATTAGGTTACAGCATCGACGAAGTTCTCAAGCCGAAGCTCGAATTTCTTGTAAACTCCATGGAAAAGCCTGTAAAAGATGTTGTAGATTATCCTAGGTATTTTAGTTACTCCTTGGATAAGAAGATAAAGCCTAGATTTTGGGTTCTCAAGGGTCGAAGTTTAGATTGTAGTTTAAAGGATATGTTAGGTAAAAATGATGAAGATTTTGCGACAGATTTTATGGGTATTGGAAGAATGCTTACTCCTCCCTCTTCTCTTCAATGA
- the LOC113296265 gene encoding uncharacterized protein LOC113296265, translated as MPRLPVGRGRGRGRVRGQEVDPIDYNTMKEELLNEIRVMMGQNNIHHEEGDEEEGDNTTKKGIIPTLLVEDAVKVVFLSNIRIHLTCLTVVLYRMHIIEHRQVEKQVGRRSSNWGNNVASSPTSNRSTSTTSTVNKPNSVSNPSKTPISYFGGKCNKCGETGHKGTDCRKVERVNKVLFNEDNREEDDWVPEYDEDPEDDSEPSDEVVTGDTGVNFVARRSFLTPRTDEDDNWLRNNIFQSTCTIEGKVCRLVIDPGSCENIIDEEVVKRFRLETKAHPHPYKLSWLKKGNEVKVNKRCLVSFSIGNKYKDKIWCDITSMDACHLLLGRPWEFDRKTSHDGHKNTYSFLWNDVRIVLVPSKEIAPKPSTGQTTNLLSFKQFEVEAEDAGELYVLISKDQQPDESSIPIAAQPLIKEFIDVFPNELPDELPPLRDIQHHIDLIPGSSLPNKAHYRMSPKEHEELRRQVEELLQKGLIRQSLSPCAVPALLIPKKDGTWRMCVDSRAINKITVKYRFPIPRLDDLLDQLCGAKVFSKLDLKSGYHQIRIREGDEWKTAFKTREGLYEWMVMPFGLSNAPSTFMRIMNQVLRPFIGTFVVVYFDDILIYSVDMNMHFQHLREVLSTLRREKLFAAIKKCSFMTDQILFLGYVVTKDGIKVDDSKVEAVRNWTTPTTLHEESSHGLRKLTKPLKQSRQN; from the exons ATGCCAAGGTTACCAGTTGGTCGAGGTCGTGGTCGAGGTCGTGTTCGAGGccaagaagttgatccaattgattATAATACGATGAAGGAAGAATTATTGAATGAAATCCGAGTGATGATGGGTCAGAATAACATTCATCATGAAGAAGGAGACGAGGAAGAAGGGGATAATACCACGAAGAAGGGGATTATACCAACCCTTTTGGTAGAGGACGCCGTGAAG GTGGTCTTCCTCAGCAATATCAGGATACACTTAACATGTTTGACTGTTGTTCTATATCGGATGCACATCATAGAGCACAGGCAGGTAGAGAAACAAGTGGGGCGTAGAAGTTCAAATTGGGGTAACAATGTAGCATCTTCCCCAACAAGTAATCGTAGTACGTCAACAACTAGTACTGTTAACAAACCTAATTCGGTTTCGAACCCAAGTAAAACTCCAATCAGCTATTTTGGAGGCAAGTGTAATAAGTGCGGTGAAACTGGGCACAAAGGCACTGACTGTCGCAAAGTAGAACGtgtgaacaaggttcttttcaatgaagacaatcgtgaagaagatgattgGGTACCTGAATATGATGAGGATCCAGAGGATGACTCTGAACCTAGTGATGAAGTAGTTACAGGAGATACAGGAGTGAACTTTGTAGCAAGAAGAAGTTTTCTCACTCCACGTACAGATGAGGACGACAACTGGTTACGTAATAATATATTCCAGTCGACATGTACGATCGAGGGAAAAGTTTGTCGTTTAGTTATTGATCCTGGAAGTTGCGAGAATATTATTGACGAAGAGGTCGTGAAACGGTTTAGGCTGGAAACCAAGGCACATCCGCATCCATATAAACTTTCTTGGCTTAAGAAAGGGAATGAGGTGAAAGTAAACAAACGTTGCTTGGTTTCTTTTTCGATTGGtaacaaatataaagataaaatatggtGTGACATTACTAGTATGGATGCTTGTCACTTGTTGTTGGGTCGACCATGGGAGTTTGACAGGAAAACTAGTCATGACGGGCATAAAAATACCTACAGCTTTTTATGGAACGACGTACGTATAGTACTTGTACCCAGCAAAGAAATTGCACCTAAACCATCTACCGGACAAACTACCAATCTCTTGTCGTTTAAGCAGTTTGAAGTTGAGGCAGAAGATGCAGGAGAACTGTATGTGTTGATTAGCAAAGACCAACAGCCGGATGAAAGTAGTATCCCTATTGCAGCTCAACCTTTAATTAAGGAATTTATTGATGTTTTCCCTAACGAGTTGCCAGACGAGCTACCACCTCTCCGGGATATACAACACCATATTGATCTCATCCCTGGATCAAGCTTGCCAAACAAAGCGCATTATAGAATGAGTCCTAAGGAGCATGAAGAACTTCGTcgtcaagtggaagagttgttaCAGAAAGGTTTGATCCGACAGAGCCTAAGTCCTTGTGCTGTACCGGCCTTGTTGATTCCAAAGAAAGATGGAACGTGGAGAATGTGTGTTGACAGTCGAGCCATCAACAAAATCACAGTAAAATACCGTTTTCCAATTCCTAGATTGGATGACCTGCTAGATCAGTTGTGTGGAGCGAAGGTGTTTAGCAAACTCGACTTGAAGAGTGGGTACCATCAGATCAGAATTCGAGAAggtgatgagtggaaaacagcttTTAAGACTCGAGAAGGGTTATATGAGTGGATGGTTATGCCGTTTGGATTGTCCAATGCGCCTAGTACATTCATGCGTATAATGAATCAAGTTCTCAGGCCCTTTATCGGTACTTTTGTGGTCGTTTATTTCGACGATATTCTTATTTATAGTGTTGATATGAACATGCATTTTCAACATCTTCGAGAAGTGCTTTCAACTCTACGTCGGGAAAAATTATTTGCAGCCATCAAGAAGTGTTCATTCATGACTGACCAAATTCTATTTCTCGGCTATGTCGTAACCAAGGATGGAATAAAGGTAGATGATTCCAAGGTTGAAGCTGTAAGAAATTGGACCACACCCACTACACTGCACGAG GAAAGTTCTCATGGTCTGAGGAAGCTGACAAAGCCTTTGAAGCAGTCAAGACAAAACTAA